One Myxococcales bacterium genomic window carries:
- a CDS encoding amidohydrolase — protein sequence MVKVIKLGIKRPVKHPLLPDPEPRDVNYTLISVDDHLLEPKHTFEGRLPAKFQDQAPRVIETEEGHEVWMYEEQPYFQVGFMCVAGRPKEDHRMEPCRFSEVRAGCYDIDARIKDMDIGGIYASVNFPSGVTGFGGTLFSESKNQELGLACVHAWNDWLFEEWYSPYKDRIVPLGITFLSDPEKGADEIRRNAARGFTAVTFPEQPHELGYPSVFDSYWDPIIRACTETETVLNLHIGSSGFPKMPAGAPMLELGSTLFGPMALSACAEWLWSPWPVKYPDLKIAMSEGGIGWVAMLIDRVDNIMARSGYGQNWPDKNNSPSDVLRRNFWFCMIDDPSTISTRHTIGVENILFESDFPHGDGTWPDTQAVMKAVLGDLPVEEIRMIAHENAAKLYRHPLPSPRLP from the coding sequence ATGGTGAAAGTCATAAAACTCGGCATTAAGCGACCCGTGAAGCACCCATTGCTTCCGGACCCCGAGCCACGCGACGTAAACTACACATTGATCTCGGTAGACGATCATCTGCTCGAACCAAAACATACCTTCGAAGGTCGGCTGCCTGCGAAATTTCAGGATCAGGCACCCCGGGTGATCGAAACCGAGGAGGGCCACGAGGTCTGGATGTACGAGGAGCAACCGTACTTCCAGGTCGGCTTCATGTGCGTGGCCGGCAGACCCAAGGAAGATCACCGCATGGAACCCTGTCGGTTCTCCGAGGTCCGGGCCGGCTGCTACGACATCGACGCTCGCATCAAAGACATGGACATCGGCGGCATTTACGCGTCGGTCAACTTTCCATCTGGCGTCACGGGTTTCGGCGGCACCTTGTTTTCCGAATCCAAGAATCAGGAACTCGGGCTCGCTTGTGTTCATGCCTGGAATGATTGGCTGTTCGAAGAGTGGTATTCCCCGTACAAGGATCGCATCGTGCCCCTGGGCATCACGTTTCTCTCCGATCCCGAAAAAGGCGCGGACGAGATCCGCCGCAACGCGGCACGGGGATTTACCGCCGTCACCTTTCCCGAGCAGCCCCACGAGTTGGGCTACCCGTCGGTTTTCGACTCCTACTGGGATCCCATCATTCGAGCGTGCACCGAGACGGAAACCGTTTTGAACCTGCACATCGGGTCCTCGGGTTTCCCCAAGATGCCCGCGGGCGCTCCCATGCTCGAACTCGGTTCGACTCTGTTCGGGCCGATGGCGTTATCTGCCTGCGCGGAGTGGTTGTGGAGCCCCTGGCCCGTGAAGTACCCGGATCTCAAGATCGCGATGTCAGAGGGTGGCATCGGCTGGGTCGCCATGTTGATCGACCGTGTCGACAACATCATGGCGCGCTCGGGATATGGTCAGAACTGGCCGGACAAGAACAATTCGCCCAGTGACGTCCTGCGGCGAAATTTTTGGTTTTGCATGATCGACGACCCGTCGACCATTTCCACCCGACACACCATCGGTGTGGAAAACATCCTCTTCGAATCCGATTTTCCGCACGGTGACGGGACCTGGCCCGACACCCAAGCAGTCATGAAAGCGGTATTGGGAGATTTGCCTGTCGAGGAGATCCGAATGATTGCCCACGAAAACGCGGCCAAGCTGTATCGGCATCCTCTGCCGAGTCCGCGCCTGCCCTGA